The Heyndrickxia vini genome contains a region encoding:
- the spoIIIAC gene encoding stage III sporulation protein AC produces the protein MGIDVDVIFKIAGVGIVVAFLHTILDQVGKKEYAQWVTLFGFLYILFLVASIVDDLFQKIKSVFLFQG, from the coding sequence GTGGGGATAGATGTAGATGTAATCTTTAAAATAGCTGGAGTCGGTATTGTCGTTGCATTTTTGCACACGATTTTAGATCAAGTTGGAAAAAAGGAATATGCTCAATGGGTTACATTATTTGGGTTTTTATATATTTTATTTTTAGTAGCTTCAATCGTCGATGATTTATTTCAAAAAATAAAGTCGGTCTTCCTATTTCAAGGCTAG
- the spoIIIAD gene encoding stage III sporulation protein AD: MLKIVGIALITTFLALIIKEQKPNFAFLLVLFVGCAIFIYLVDQVYAIIQMVERIAANANVNTIYVKTILKIIGIAYIAEFASHISKDAGQGAMAAKVELAGKILILAMAIPILTVLIETVINLVPKG, translated from the coding sequence ATCTTAAAAATAGTAGGGATTGCCTTAATCACAACTTTTCTTGCATTAATCATTAAAGAACAGAAACCTAATTTTGCATTTTTATTAGTGTTATTTGTCGGTTGTGCGATTTTTATTTATTTAGTAGATCAAGTTTACGCGATTATACAGATGGTAGAACGAATTGCTGCCAATGCGAACGTCAATACGATCTATGTAAAAACAATCCTAAAAATTATTGGCATAGCATATATTGCTGAATTTGCTTCACATATTTCAAAAGATGCTGGGCAAGGGGCTATGGCTGCAAAGGTTGAACTAGCAGGGAAAATATTAATCTTAGCAATGGCAATACCCATTTTGACGGTGTTAATCGAAACTGTCATTAATTTAGTTCCGAAAGGATAG
- the spoIIIAE gene encoding stage III sporulation protein AE codes for MRQWFPIFTILLIFFIGQDTVHAATSSENNSTIQDELVEKQMNDLGVNELKQYWEKIIDEYGGYLPDSQKGSLIDFIKGEKDFSLNQWFHGILKFFFHELIANGKLLGSLIILTIFSMFLQSLHNAFEQGTISKVAYAIVFIVIIILALNSFHVAIDYAKNAITMMINFIVAIIPLLLALISTSGGVTSAAFFHPVILFLMNTSGILVQYIVLPLLLLSTVLSIVSTLSEYKATQLAQLLRNCSIGLLGIFMTIFLGVISVQGTASAVADGITIRTAKFVTGNFIPVVGRMFTDAADTVISASVLLKNTLGIAGVAIVLIIAAFPAIKILVLAFMFKFTAAIIQPIGNGPVIRCLDTISKNMVFVFAALAIVAFMFFLSITIIITAGNITIMMR; via the coding sequence TTGCGGCAATGGTTCCCGATTTTCACTATACTACTGATTTTTTTTATTGGACAAGATACCGTTCATGCGGCCACTTCGAGCGAAAACAATTCTACCATTCAGGACGAGCTTGTTGAAAAACAGATGAACGATTTAGGTGTAAATGAATTAAAACAGTATTGGGAAAAAATCATCGATGAATATGGTGGTTATTTACCCGATAGCCAAAAAGGAAGTTTAATTGATTTTATTAAAGGTGAAAAAGACTTTTCATTAAATCAATGGTTTCATGGAATCTTAAAATTTTTCTTCCATGAACTGATAGCCAATGGTAAATTGCTGGGATCGTTAATTATTTTAACTATTTTTAGTATGTTTCTTCAGTCACTTCATAATGCATTTGAACAGGGGACAATAAGTAAGGTTGCCTATGCGATCGTATTTATTGTAATTATTATTTTAGCTTTAAATAGTTTTCATGTAGCAATTGATTACGCCAAAAATGCCATAACGATGATGATTAACTTTATTGTAGCGATTATTCCTCTTTTATTGGCATTAATATCAACCTCTGGCGGTGTTACTTCAGCGGCATTTTTTCATCCAGTTATTCTCTTTCTCATGAATACTAGCGGTATTCTCGTACAGTATATCGTCCTACCATTATTATTATTGTCTACTGTTCTAAGTATCGTTAGCACATTATCAGAATATAAAGCAACACAATTAGCGCAATTATTAAGAAACTGTAGCATTGGATTACTTGGAATCTTTATGACGATATTTTTAGGAGTTATATCCGTCCAAGGAACAGCATCTGCAGTTGCAGATGGAATTACAATACGAACAGCTAAATTCGTTACCGGAAATTTTATCCCAGTCGTGGGAAGGATGTTTACGGACGCTGCTGATACAGTCATCAGTGCTTCTGTATTATTGAAAAATACTTTAGGAATCGCGGGGGTAGCGATCGTTCTTATTATCGCAGCATTTCCTGCAATTAAAATTTTAGTCCTTGCCTTTATGTTTAAATTTACAGCGGCAATTATACAGCCGATTGGCAATGGTCCTGTCATACGTTGTCTGGATACAATCAGCAAAAATATGGTCTTTGTTTTTGCAGCATTAGCCATTGTCGCGTTTATGTTTTTTTTAAGTATCACAATTATTATTACAGCCGGAAATATTACAATCATGATGCGCTAA
- the spoIIIAF gene encoding stage III sporulation protein AF translates to MSFITEWIMNIVVFILLAMIVDMLLPNSAMKKYTKMVTGLLLIAIILTPLLKVVAKDFDQVVASFSNKKIIDNNKIENLIESKKKEIQAGQVEYTLEQVGEKMKNDVKEELIDRFDKDIQQIKIDSKDQVAENENPIEKVIVYLGEAKKEDSVPIIKPVDISIGEEEPKVGVDSRENESILSMLSERWGITPDQIELHNGEGVLNQNEQ, encoded by the coding sequence TTGTCTTTTATTACTGAATGGATTATGAATATTGTTGTATTCATCTTACTAGCGATGATTGTCGATATGCTCCTACCAAACTCGGCAATGAAAAAATATACAAAAATGGTTACCGGTCTGTTGTTAATTGCCATTATTTTAACCCCTCTTCTAAAAGTGGTAGCGAAAGATTTTGATCAGGTTGTTGCATCGTTTTCAAACAAAAAAATAATAGACAATAATAAAATAGAAAATTTAATAGAATCGAAAAAAAAAGAAATACAAGCGGGACAAGTTGAATATACATTAGAACAAGTGGGTGAAAAAATGAAAAATGATGTCAAAGAGGAGTTGATAGACAGATTTGATAAGGATATTCAACAAATAAAGATAGATTCTAAAGATCAAGTTGCAGAAAACGAAAATCCGATAGAAAAAGTGATTGTTTATTTAGGAGAAGCAAAGAAAGAAGATTCCGTTCCAATCATTAAACCAGTTGATATCAGCATAGGGGAAGAAGAGCCGAAAGTAGGGGTGGATAGTAGAGAAAATGAAAGCATATTATCAATGCTATCCGAACGCTGGGGAATAACTCCCGACCAAATTGAACTCCATAATGGAGAGGGGGTTCTAAATCAAAATGAGCAATAA
- the spoIIIAG gene encoding stage III sporulation protein AG, which produces MSNNKGPIDWIKEKLFQSNGKDTSKKSKKYQYFLIVLVCGIAFMLISDIWKSGNKETSTSVYSAPNNQKEVETFGSGNKNQNKSMKDYEMQFETELKDALEQISGVGKVRVIVNLEATESKVYEKNTVIQNQTTTETDPNGGERKIEDLSKDEKLVVIRDGDKEVPLVTETKKPAIRGVLVIADGAKNVFIKSTIIEAVSRVLDVPSHRVSVQPKKS; this is translated from the coding sequence ATGAGCAATAATAAAGGTCCGATCGATTGGATTAAAGAAAAACTTTTTCAGTCAAATGGAAAAGATACGAGTAAAAAAAGCAAAAAATATCAATATTTTTTAATTGTATTAGTATGCGGAATTGCTTTCATGCTCATCAGTGATATATGGAAAAGCGGAAATAAAGAAACATCCACATCTGTTTATAGTGCGCCAAATAATCAAAAAGAAGTTGAAACATTTGGATCAGGTAATAAAAATCAAAATAAATCCATGAAAGATTATGAAATGCAGTTTGAAACAGAGTTAAAGGATGCGTTAGAACAAATATCAGGGGTTGGAAAGGTGCGAGTGATTGTAAATCTAGAAGCCACAGAGAGTAAAGTGTATGAAAAAAATACAGTCATTCAAAATCAAACAACGACAGAAACGGATCCAAACGGTGGTGAGCGTAAGATTGAAGATTTATCGAAAGATGAGAAGCTCGTTGTGATTAGGGATGGAGATAAAGAAGTACCATTAGTTACAGAAACAAAAAAACCAGCTATTCGAGGCGTTCTTGTTATAGCTGATGGGGCCAAAAATGTATTCATTAAAAGCACCATCATTGAAGCAGTATCAAGAGTTTTAGATGTTCCGAGCCATCGTGTATCTGTTCAACCTAAAAAAAGCTAA
- a CDS encoding SpoIIIAH-like family protein translates to MLLKKQTVWLLTMLSLVVVLSVYYVTSEPKQSDMAAVESKDGKEATKSKETSKKASNKSVVTESADDQVFEQIRLQINDARSKLREDLTTKAASTDLSADERSQALDEMKKLTEIAQTEKVLENLIKSKGYEDVLVNADGDEMKITVKAKDHDKKAANQIVRLVTEQLGNLQNVAVNFQP, encoded by the coding sequence ATGTTATTAAAAAAACAAACAGTATGGTTATTAACAATGCTAAGTTTAGTCGTCGTTTTATCAGTTTACTATGTCACTTCCGAACCAAAACAATCGGATATGGCAGCAGTTGAGAGCAAAGATGGTAAAGAGGCGACAAAGAGTAAAGAAACTTCCAAAAAAGCAAGTAATAAAAGTGTTGTAACTGAATCCGCAGATGATCAAGTATTTGAACAAATCCGTCTTCAAATTAACGATGCTAGAAGTAAGCTTAGAGAAGATTTAACAACAAAGGCAGCTTCCACCGATTTATCCGCCGATGAAAGAAGTCAAGCACTTGATGAAATGAAAAAATTAACAGAAATTGCACAAACGGAAAAGGTGCTAGAAAATTTAATTAAATCAAAAGGGTATGAGGATGTCTTGGTTAATGCAGATGGAGATGAAATGAAAATCACAGTCAAAGCAAAAGACCATGATAAAAAAGCAGCAAACCAAATTGTGCGCCTGGTGACTGAACAATTAGGTAATTTACAAAATGTTGCCGTAAATTTTCAACCTTAA
- the accB gene encoding acetyl-CoA carboxylase biotin carboxyl carrier protein, with protein MMKIQEIRELIKLVDQSSIDEIEIENDGSIIKMKKQSGVTLVETPLVTNVPTQQVVQAPVAQPVVAEVKQEAEQVQPQAIADENLHKIVSPMVGTFYQSPSPDSGAYVKVGSKVQPDSVVCIVEAMKLFNEIEAEVEGEIVEILVNDGQLVEYGQPLFLVKSK; from the coding sequence ATTATGAAAATACAAGAAATTCGTGAATTAATCAAACTTGTGGATCAATCAAGTATTGATGAAATTGAAATTGAAAATGATGGTTCAATTATTAAAATGAAAAAACAATCCGGGGTAACATTGGTTGAAACACCACTTGTTACGAATGTTCCAACTCAGCAAGTTGTACAGGCACCAGTAGCTCAACCTGTTGTAGCGGAAGTGAAACAAGAAGCTGAACAAGTTCAACCACAAGCTATTGCTGACGAAAATTTACATAAAATTGTTTCTCCAATGGTAGGTACTTTCTATCAATCGCCTTCACCAGATAGTGGTGCATATGTTAAGGTTGGTTCAAAAGTTCAACCAGATTCAGTTGTTTGTATTGTCGAAGCAATGAAACTATTTAATGAAATTGAAGCGGAAGTTGAAGGAGAAATCGTCGAAATCCTAGTAAATGACGGTCAACTGGTTGAATATGGACAACCTTTATTCTTGGTGAAGTCTAAGTAA
- the accC gene encoding acetyl-CoA carboxylase biotin carboxylase subunit — MIKKVLIANRGEIAVRIIRACRDLGIEAVAVYSEADKDALHVQLADEAYCIGPKSSKDSYLNVTNIISVAKLTECDAIHPGYGFLAENADFAELCRECNIIFIGPSPEAISKMGTKDIARETMKEAGVPIVPGSQGIINDTNEAIELANSMGYPVIIKATAGGGGKGIRIANNEEELVKGINITQQEAATAFGNPGVYIEKYIQDFRHVEIQVMADQHGNVIHLGERDCSIQRRLQKLLEESPSPALTPEIREKMGEAAVKAAKAVDYTGAGTIEFIYDYRKQIFYFMEMNTRIQVEHPVTELVTGVDLVKEQILVASGKPLSIKQEDVTFTGWAIECRINAENPAKNFMPSAGKIEMYLPPGGLGIRIDSAAYPGYEIPPYYDSMIAKVISYGATREEAIARMKRALSEFAVEGVYTTIPFHLRLLEHETFVKGDFNTKFLEIYDLMK, encoded by the coding sequence ATGATAAAAAAAGTTTTAATCGCAAATCGCGGTGAGATAGCTGTGCGTATTATTCGTGCTTGTCGTGATTTAGGAATCGAAGCAGTTGCCGTTTATTCAGAGGCCGATAAAGACGCGTTGCATGTACAACTAGCTGACGAAGCCTATTGCATAGGTCCTAAATCTTCAAAAGACAGCTATTTAAACGTAACAAATATTATAAGTGTTGCGAAATTAACTGAATGTGATGCAATCCATCCGGGATATGGTTTTCTTGCGGAAAATGCTGATTTTGCGGAACTATGCAGAGAGTGTAATATTATCTTTATCGGACCAAGTCCAGAAGCAATTTCGAAAATGGGAACAAAGGATATTGCCAGAGAAACGATGAAGGAAGCTGGTGTACCGATTGTTCCAGGGTCACAAGGAATTATCAATGACACAAATGAAGCCATTGAACTAGCTAATTCAATGGGGTATCCTGTTATTATAAAAGCAACGGCTGGCGGTGGCGGTAAAGGAATCCGCATTGCGAATAATGAAGAAGAGCTAGTTAAAGGAATTAATATTACTCAACAGGAGGCTGCTACTGCATTTGGTAATCCAGGTGTTTATATTGAAAAATATATCCAAGACTTCCGCCATGTTGAGATACAAGTAATGGCAGATCAACATGGAAATGTGATCCACTTAGGCGAAAGAGATTGTTCGATACAAAGAAGATTACAAAAATTATTAGAAGAGTCACCATCCCCAGCACTCACGCCAGAAATACGTGAAAAAATGGGAGAAGCAGCTGTTAAAGCAGCAAAAGCAGTTGATTATACAGGTGCCGGAACAATTGAATTTATTTATGATTATCGAAAACAAATTTTCTATTTCATGGAAATGAATACGAGAATTCAAGTAGAACACCCAGTTACTGAATTAGTTACTGGTGTAGACCTAGTTAAAGAGCAAATACTTGTTGCATCCGGTAAACCGTTATCCATTAAACAGGAAGATGTGACATTTACAGGATGGGCAATTGAATGTCGAATAAATGCTGAAAACCCTGCTAAGAACTTCATGCCATCTGCAGGGAAAATTGAAATGTATTTACCGCCAGGTGGGTTAGGCATTCGAATCGATTCTGCTGCATATCCTGGATATGAGATCCCTCCATATTATGATTCCATGATTGCTAAGGTGATATCATATGGCGCAACGAGGGAAGAAGCCATTGCAAGAATGAAACGGGCTTTAAGTGAATTTGCGGTTGAAGGTGTTTATACTACAATTCCATTTCACTTAAGATTGTTAGAACATGAAACCTTTGTAAAAGGTGACTTTAATACGAAGTTTTTAGAGATATACGATCTAATGAAATAA
- a CDS encoding Asp23/Gls24 family envelope stress response protein, whose protein sequence is MVETNSMLEMDYGNDGLGKVEIAPEVIEVIAGIAASEVEGVAQMRGNFASGVAEKLGRKNHGKGVKVDLTDEGIVIDVYCTMNFGVSIPTVAQKIQDNIRQALLNMTALEAKEINIHIVGVQFETQKPETDFETEII, encoded by the coding sequence ATGGTTGAGACAAATTCAATGCTAGAAATGGACTACGGAAACGATGGATTAGGTAAAGTAGAAATCGCACCAGAGGTCATCGAGGTTATTGCTGGAATCGCTGCTTCCGAGGTTGAGGGAGTTGCACAGATGCGTGGGAATTTTGCTTCTGGTGTTGCTGAAAAACTCGGTAGAAAAAATCATGGAAAAGGTGTTAAAGTAGATTTAACAGACGAAGGAATTGTTATAGACGTATATTGCACAATGAATTTTGGTGTTTCGATCCCAACAGTTGCACAAAAGATACAAGATAATATTAGGCAAGCATTATTGAATATGACGGCTTTAGAAGCGAAAGAAATAAATATTCATATAGTAGGGGTTCAATTTGAAACCCAAAAACCTGAAACTGATTTCGAAACGGAAATAATATAA
- the nusB gene encoding transcription antitermination factor NusB → MKRRTAREKALQALFQIDINEAAPEEAIKNILRDEQNDDYLNTLVNGTYGHIKEIDDTISRHLEKWTIERLAKVDLNILRLGVYELVYVPEVPANVAINEALEVSKRFGDERSSKFINGVLSKIKDSLEN, encoded by the coding sequence ATGAAAAGAAGAACTGCTAGAGAAAAAGCACTCCAAGCTTTATTTCAAATAGATATAAACGAGGCTGCTCCAGAGGAAGCAATTAAGAATATCTTAAGAGATGAACAAAATGATGATTACTTAAACACTTTGGTAAATGGGACATACGGACATATTAAAGAAATAGACGACACGATTTCACGACATTTAGAAAAGTGGACAATTGAACGTTTAGCTAAAGTAGATTTAAATATTTTACGTCTAGGTGTATATGAACTTGTTTATGTACCTGAAGTCCCGGCGAATGTAGCGATCAATGAGGCATTAGAGGTTTCTAAACGGTTTGGTGATGAACGTTCCAGTAAATTTATTAATGGTGTGCTTTCAAAAATAAAAGATTCGTTAGAAAATTAA
- the xseA gene encoding exodeoxyribonuclease VII large subunit, with translation MTTKPYLTVHALTKYIKRKFDVDPHLINIHVKGEISNYKQHSSGHMYFTLKDDKARILAVMFSKSNKGLKFQPENGMNVLIQGQITVYEGSGQYQLYVKQMQPDGVGELYLAYEQLKTRLSQEGLFAAERKRKLPPYPKNIGVITSPTGAAVRDIISTIKRRYPIGKIKLIPALVQGENAAKSISDAIKKMNEMREIDVLIVGRGGGSIEELWAFNEEIVARAIFESKIPIISAVGHETDFTIADFVADLRAPTPTGAAEIAVPHIEEIMEKLLNRKSRLIRGFSEIVQHQRKRLQFINRSYVFRNPNRLYEQKMEYLDYLAERLTRQMNKTVQHESTGYEQLAKRLQRNQPHQLLERGKEKHVQLNKELKNGLQAILQSKQQAFSKAITALEALSPLKVMERGYSLAYTSEKEIIKSIEQTSKGEEIQVMVSDGKIICSVENIEKG, from the coding sequence ATGACAACAAAACCCTATCTTACAGTCCATGCATTAACAAAGTACATAAAAAGAAAATTTGATGTTGATCCACATTTAATTAATATTCATGTAAAAGGTGAAATTTCCAATTATAAGCAACATTCTAGTGGTCATATGTATTTTACATTAAAGGATGACAAAGCTAGAATATTAGCAGTAATGTTTTCGAAATCAAACAAAGGATTAAAATTTCAACCTGAAAACGGAATGAATGTTCTTATTCAAGGCCAAATTACCGTATACGAAGGTAGTGGACAATATCAACTATATGTGAAGCAAATGCAACCTGATGGAGTTGGCGAATTATATTTAGCCTATGAACAACTTAAAACTAGACTTAGTCAGGAAGGCTTATTTGCAGCGGAAAGAAAAAGAAAATTACCGCCCTATCCAAAAAATATTGGTGTTATTACCTCTCCAACCGGTGCTGCAGTTAGAGATATAATCTCTACAATAAAACGGCGGTATCCAATCGGAAAAATTAAATTAATACCTGCATTAGTTCAGGGGGAAAATGCAGCAAAATCAATTTCAGATGCGATTAAAAAGATGAATGAAATGAGAGAAATAGATGTATTGATCGTTGGTCGTGGGGGGGGATCAATAGAGGAGTTATGGGCATTTAATGAAGAAATAGTCGCCCGGGCGATTTTTGAATCAAAGATCCCTATTATATCTGCTGTAGGACATGAAACAGATTTTACAATTGCGGATTTTGTCGCCGACTTAAGGGCTCCAACCCCAACTGGTGCTGCTGAGATAGCTGTACCACATATCGAAGAAATTATGGAAAAATTATTAAATCGAAAGTCTAGACTAATTAGAGGATTTTCCGAAATCGTCCAACATCAACGAAAAAGACTTCAATTTATTAATCGATCCTATGTTTTTCGAAACCCTAATCGATTGTATGAGCAAAAAATGGAATATTTGGATTACCTAGCAGAGCGATTGACACGGCAAATGAATAAAACGGTGCAACACGAATCGACAGGTTATGAACAACTAGCAAAAAGGCTTCAAAGAAATCAGCCTCATCAATTACTTGAACGCGGAAAAGAAAAACATGTACAGTTAAATAAAGAATTAAAAAATGGTTTACAAGCGATATTACAATCAAAACAACAAGCGTTTTCGAAAGCGATTACTGCATTGGAGGCGTTAAGCCCCCTAAAAGTAATGGAACGAGGTTATAGCTTGGCGTACACTTCAGAAAAAGAAATTATAAAAAGTATCGAACAAACCTCAAAGGGTGAAGAAATTCAAGTAATGGTTTCGGACGGAAAAATCATTTGTTCGGTTGAAAATATTGAAAAGGGATGA
- the xseB gene encoding exodeoxyribonuclease VII small subunit: METQLSFEEAMEQLEVIVQRLEEGDVPLEEALTIYKKGMGLSKLCHDKLKMVEEQLTSVITENGEEEFTIKEEE, from the coding sequence ATGGAAACGCAATTATCTTTTGAAGAAGCAATGGAACAGTTAGAAGTTATTGTCCAGCGGTTAGAAGAGGGGGATGTACCCTTAGAAGAAGCACTAACGATTTATAAAAAAGGAATGGGGCTTTCGAAGCTTTGTCATGATAAACTAAAAATGGTAGAAGAACAATTAACTAGTGTAATTACCGAAAATGGAGAAGAGGAGTTTACAATTAAAGAGGAGGAGTAG
- a CDS encoding polyprenyl synthetase family protein yields MGNVNDLLETELSQAILKLYAPQKIKDAMDYSLQAGGKRIRPTLLLATLKAFGKEVENGLKTACALEMVHTYSLIHDDLPAMDNDDLRRGKPTNHKVFGEAYSILAGDGLLTYSFQMIAQDSSLSSEQKVKIIELLAIAAGPEGMVGGQVADMLGEKRLLSIEELEYIHKNKTGKLLTFSAIAGAIIAGASNEQIDMLEKYAENIGLAFQIRDDILDIEGKEEIIGKPVGSDEGNVKSTYPSLLTLDGAKERLHYHTNLAKDMLQNLNLDTKLLEELAELIEVRNH; encoded by the coding sequence ATGGGGAATGTGAACGACCTACTGGAAACAGAACTTTCCCAGGCTATTCTGAAATTATATGCTCCTCAAAAAATAAAGGATGCCATGGATTATTCGCTTCAAGCAGGAGGAAAACGAATTCGACCGACATTGCTTTTGGCTACTTTAAAAGCGTTTGGAAAAGAAGTGGAAAATGGACTGAAAACTGCTTGCGCATTAGAAATGGTTCATACATATTCACTTATTCATGATGACTTACCTGCGATGGATAACGATGATCTACGACGTGGAAAACCAACTAATCATAAAGTGTTTGGTGAAGCTTATTCTATTTTAGCGGGAGATGGATTACTTACATATAGTTTTCAAATGATTGCACAGGATTCGAGTTTATCAAGCGAACAAAAGGTGAAAATCATTGAACTATTGGCGATTGCTGCTGGTCCTGAAGGCATGGTCGGTGGACAAGTAGCAGACATGCTTGGTGAAAAACGACTGTTATCAATTGAGGAATTAGAATATATTCACAAAAATAAGACAGGAAAACTTCTAACATTCAGTGCGATTGCAGGTGCAATCATAGCTGGTGCATCGAATGAACAAATTGATATGTTAGAAAAGTATGCAGAAAATATTGGTTTGGCCTTTCAAATCCGTGACGATATTTTAGATATCGAAGGAAAAGAAGAAATCATTGGTAAGCCGGTGGGAAGCGATGAGGGGAATGTTAAAAGCACATATCCATCATTATTAACGTTAGATGGTGCGAAGGAACGACTCCATTATCATACGAATCTTGCAAAAGATATGCTTCAAAATCTGAATCTTGATACTAAGCTTCTAGAAGAACTTGCTGAATTAATTGAAGTAAGAAATCATTAA
- a CDS encoding TlyA family RNA methyltransferase, producing MKSKKQRIDTLLVERGLIETREKAKRAIMAGLVYSNEERLDKPGEKVNEDIPLTIKGKMIPYVSRGGLKLEKALRIFDISVKDKILLDIGASTGGFTDCALQNGAKMSYALDVGYNQLAWKLRQDERVVVMERTNFRYVTPQDLAREMPNFATIDVSFISLSLILPVLKTLLVPSSDVIALIKPQFEAGKEQVGKKGIVRDKKVHEAVIGKIVQLSLNEGYDVVNLSFSPITGGEGNIEFLIHLKWTGLSMEMNGSNALDFTIREVVNEAHNELTGRSDQ from the coding sequence ATGAAAAGCAAAAAACAACGAATTGATACTCTTTTAGTTGAAAGAGGATTAATTGAAACGAGAGAAAAAGCAAAACGTGCAATAATGGCGGGATTAGTTTATTCAAATGAAGAGCGTCTCGATAAACCCGGTGAGAAAGTAAATGAAGATATCCCATTAACGATAAAAGGAAAAATGATTCCTTATGTAAGTAGGGGTGGACTCAAGCTTGAAAAAGCATTACGTATTTTTGATATATCTGTTAAAGACAAAATCTTATTAGATATAGGAGCATCGACGGGTGGATTTACGGATTGTGCACTACAAAATGGTGCTAAAATGTCATATGCATTAGATGTTGGATATAATCAATTAGCTTGGAAACTTAGGCAGGATGAACGTGTAGTCGTCATGGAGAGAACGAATTTTCGTTATGTTACCCCTCAAGATTTAGCTCGTGAAATGCCTAATTTCGCTACAATTGATGTTTCGTTTATATCTTTATCGCTCATTTTACCGGTTTTAAAAACATTATTGGTTCCATCGAGTGATGTTATTGCGCTAATTAAACCACAATTTGAAGCAGGAAAAGAACAGGTAGGAAAAAAGGGGATCGTAAGGGATAAAAAGGTTCACGAAGCCGTTATTGGAAAAATTGTCCAGTTATCCCTTAATGAAGGTTATGATGTAGTAAATTTATCCTTCTCTCCAATAACGGGAGGAGAAGGAAACATTGAATTTTTAATCCATTTAAAATGGACTGGTTTAAGTATGGAAATGAATGGATCAAATGCACTTGATTTCACAATTAGGGAAGTAGTAAACGAAGCACATAACGAGTTAACAGGAAGATCAGATCAATAG
- the ahrC gene encoding transcriptional regulator AhrC/ArgR, which translates to MNKGQRLIRIREIIANFDIETQDELVDHLKNAGFNVTQATISRDIKELHLVKVPLMDGRYKYSLPADQRFNPMQKLKRTLTDAFISIDFAGHLIVLKTLPGNAHALGALIDILEWEEIIGTLCGDDTCLIICKDQEKSEMVSQRFLDML; encoded by the coding sequence ATGAATAAAGGACAAAGGCTCATTAGAATTAGGGAAATTATCGCAAATTTTGACATTGAAACACAAGATGAACTTGTTGATCATTTGAAAAATGCCGGTTTCAATGTTACACAGGCAACGATTTCCCGTGATATAAAGGAATTACATTTAGTAAAGGTACCTTTAATGGATGGCAGATATAAATATAGTTTGCCGGCAGATCAGCGTTTTAACCCGATGCAAAAATTAAAAAGAACCTTAACCGATGCTTTTATTAGCATAGATTTTGCTGGCCATTTAATTGTTTTAAAAACATTACCGGGTAATGCCCATGCATTAGGTGCATTAATTGATATCCTTGAATGGGAAGAAATTATTGGTACTCTATGTGGGGATGATACGTGCTTAATCATATGTAAAGATCAAGAAAAATCGGAAATGGTCTCTCAACGTTTTTTGGATATGTTATAA